AGGCGTTGAAGGACATACGCTCAGGGAGGCTGCTGGAGCAGCGCGCTGCCTTGCTTTATGGAATACCCCTTCACACCCTGAGGCAGGGTCTCGACGGCTGGGCTGAGGGAAAGAGCGGGGCGCTTCATCAAATAGCACCAGGAAGCAAAGATTTCAGGGATGAAGTGACATCGTACAATGTGATGTCGTCCATGCTGGGTGGCGAAGCCCGTCTTGTCCTGCAGAAAGTGGCGGCCTGGGCGGAGCGGGCAGAAATTGGAGGAGCTGTAGAGGAGAACGGAGACTTGAGTTCTCCTTTGTCCTCTATTAGCTTCTTTCAACCAAGTGGTCTACAGAAAGCCCTCACACAATCGTTTCCCCAGCTCAGGGACGCCCTCCAGCCACCACCAAGCCCCACTCCCAGTCTGGAGCCGCCCACGCCCTTACGTATTCCTCAGGTCCGCTCCGTGTCTGACCATAAAAGGTCGAACCCAGTTGAGAATTCCAGCGCGGCTGAAAACCTACACCAACGTACCTCATCAACGGAGGGCACTGCCAGTTCAGCGACTGCTCGaccttcttctctcttcaaGCTCAGACCTCCTTTCTTACCGCATGGCTGTGCGGGCGTTGCCAACCAGTCGCCTCATCGCCTGGGACGACGGTCCTCAGTGGATGAATCGGAAGACGGGGCGGGCGGCCGGGATAAAGACAAGCAACCAAGAAAGAAACGTGGGAGATACCGCCAGTACGACCACGACCTTCTAGAAGAGGCCATCACCATGGTGATGGGAGGTCGCATGAGCGTTTCAAAGGCCCAGGGGGTTTATGGGGTGCCCCATAGCACACTGGAATACAAAGTCAAAGAGCGTACTGGGACGCTGAAGAACCCGCCCAAGAAGAAATCTGCCAATTATTTTTCCTCCAACTCCAACTCGTCTGGTTCTGGTACAACGACCAGTTCCACTAACTCAGGGACTCTTGCCTCAGCTGCTGACTTAAAGAGGTTCTAGACCGAGACTCGCCTCTTGAAACTCCTCAACACTTGAACTCATCACCTCTTACAAGATAGATGTTTCCTGGAGACGCttgttcaaacacacaacacatgccTTTACGAAATATATGGAAATCAATATTCAGGTCTTttaactgtgtgtctgtaatgTGACGGTCATACTTTTTTAGCTGATTTTCTCGAGTTTGGTCCTGGGCTTCAATCAAGGAGACTACGAGGTAAAGCGTTTTTTGTTTGAAGAAGCAGTGGTGCTCGTTGCTCAGTGGAGCTTGTGTCCACTGTCTGCTGCTCTCAAACGCCTCATagcttctgttttatttaatcacCAAAGCTTAAAGATCTTCAAGGATACGGCTTGCATTCTATAATCTGTTTACTGTTATCAAAAAATACCATTACCTACTGGCATGTAATGTTTGTGGGGGCCAAAGCCTGACAAACTGAAACTCTCAGTGATTGTTTTTACAAAAGCATCTGGGCTGCACAAAATCTTTTAAAGATGTGCGTCTATACATTTGATTGAGTTAGTCAGCTACTTTTTAACCACTCCTATTAGCCCCATTAGTGTCCCGGTTGTAAAGTACAtacagtgcattttttttttttttatgaatggtACATTTCAGAAGATCTTTACACTTGTACATAAGTTATAAGTCAGTAGCTGAAGAGACAattcttttaaaggctttatatgtgattttttagatccagcagatgtcgcccttgagcacc
This window of the Labrus mixtus chromosome 2, fLabMix1.1, whole genome shotgun sequence genome carries:
- the lcorl gene encoding ligand-dependent nuclear receptor corepressor-like protein isoform X2, translating into MATVQCPRCSAERKGFRRELDSWRHKLIHCVGFESILEGVYGPLLLRDLNLFDDCEPEEVDDWSSDANCSQCSFCNLPLDKNDQVPGATSPLSSPSDYSPCQAPTISESNQSAYRFLQAVFHKKDVPIGCDSNIPLVAQELMKKMIHQFAKEYTSKCLLHTNTNGVTTRTSSPLSETTDAPLDLTVSRTLEEKESECEPDGVLDLSKRNSVCSAASSSDHKSSGRQRRQKEEYIERSLELSEGLLSKALKDIRSGRLLEQRAALLYGIPLHTLRQGLDGWAEGKSGALHQIAPGSKDFRDEVTSYNVMSSMLGGEARLVLQKVAAWAERAEIGGAVEENGDLSSPLSSISFFQPSGLQKALTQSFPQLRDALQPPPSPTPSLEPPTPLRIPQVRSVSDHKRSNPVENSSAAENLHQRTSSTEGTASSATARPSSLFKLRPPFLPHGCAGVANQSPHRLGRRSSVDESEDGAGGRDKDKQPRKKRGRYRQYDHDLLEEAITMVMGGRMSVSKAQGVYGVPHSTLEYKVKERTGTLKNPPKKKSANYFSSNSNSSGSGTTTSSTNSGTLASAADLKRF